In Cloacibacterium caeni, a single window of DNA contains:
- a CDS encoding endonuclease/exonuclease/phosphatase family protein, producing the protein MKTKNISTIVFILFASFLFSQTIDVMSFNIRLASVDDGENHWNIRKDKVKDLISYYEADFVGLQEAQKPQIDYLLDNNSAYGFLGRPRTDEANAEFSCIFYLKNKYKVLEQNTFWLSENPEKSGKSWDAAYPRIVTYALFENIKTKKKVWVLNTHFDHVGVIARQKSAEIILEKIKTLQKKRNVPVVLTGDFNSVESDSWMKPLFENLQEARSNSVTKPYAEKGTWNGFKFNEKPSEQIDFIFSSKNNTKVLKYRTITDFYDYKYPSDHFPIVAKIQLK; encoded by the coding sequence ATGAAAACAAAAAACATTTCTACCATTGTGTTTATACTTTTTGCATCGTTTTTATTCTCGCAAACCATTGATGTAATGAGTTTTAACATCAGATTAGCAAGCGTAGATGATGGCGAAAACCACTGGAATATCAGAAAAGATAAAGTTAAAGACCTTATTTCTTATTACGAAGCAGATTTTGTAGGACTACAAGAAGCACAGAAACCACAGATTGATTATTTATTAGATAACAACTCTGCTTATGGTTTTTTAGGAAGACCGAGAACAGATGAAGCCAATGCTGAATTTTCATGTATTTTTTATCTGAAAAATAAGTACAAAGTTCTGGAGCAAAATACATTTTGGCTTTCAGAAAATCCTGAAAAATCAGGAAAATCTTGGGACGCAGCATATCCTAGAATCGTTACGTATGCTCTTTTTGAAAACATTAAAACCAAAAAGAAAGTTTGGGTACTGAATACGCATTTTGACCATGTAGGTGTAATTGCGAGACAGAAATCTGCAGAAATTATCCTCGAAAAAATTAAAACTTTGCAGAAGAAAAGAAATGTTCCTGTAGTTCTTACAGGTGATTTTAATTCTGTAGAAAGTGATTCATGGATGAAACCGCTTTTTGAGAATTTACAAGAAGCAAGAAGCAATAGCGTTACAAAACCTTACGCCGAAAAAGGAACTTGGAATGGTTTTAAATTCAATGAAAAACCTAGCGAACAAATAGATTTTATTTTTAGCTCAAAAAACAATACGAAAGTTTTAAAATACAGAACGATTACAGACTTTTATGACTATAAATATCCGTCTGATCATTTTCCTATAGTAGCAAAAATACAATTGAAATAA
- a CDS encoding endonuclease/exonuclease/phosphatase family protein, which yields MGIFRSIFTVAHVVIVLLLGATMLNAYIPPKVFPFLNLLSLAFPFLMIANLLLCFFWIFSWRKRAFVFLLISTLFLTPVRRWINYSEPKSEKADFKVLSFNNKVNEFGKEHVENYINSFDADFVFLQEAGYSSLGNPILEQMKYSFHNPIISFYSKYEIIEKGSIPFVSNGDAMYADVMVKGKRIRFVNVYLEPFQLHKSMVKPTSDLDENGAKAKSLVRRFMPVFKKHEEQVQILKNFIEKSPYPVILAGDFNSVPNSYEYYTISEVLKDCFLESGTGLATSFHDYKIPIRIDYVFSSDNLKSTEYKVDRSQKLSDHYPVLVKFSLKD from the coding sequence GTGGGGATTTTCAGAAGTATTTTTACCGTTGCTCATGTAGTAATTGTGTTGCTTTTAGGAGCAACCATGCTTAATGCTTATATCCCTCCAAAAGTATTTCCTTTTCTCAATTTATTATCATTGGCATTTCCTTTTTTAATGATTGCCAATCTTTTACTCTGTTTTTTCTGGATTTTTTCTTGGCGTAAAAGAGCCTTTGTTTTTCTGCTGATTTCCACATTATTTTTAACACCTGTAAGAAGATGGATTAATTATTCTGAGCCAAAGAGTGAGAAGGCAGATTTTAAAGTGCTTAGCTTTAATAATAAAGTCAATGAATTTGGTAAAGAGCATGTAGAGAATTATATCAATTCCTTCGACGCAGATTTTGTTTTCTTACAAGAGGCGGGTTATTCTAGCTTGGGAAACCCTATTTTAGAACAAATGAAATATTCGTTTCATAATCCTATCATCAGTTTTTATTCAAAATATGAAATTATAGAGAAAGGTTCTATTCCTTTTGTGAGTAATGGAGATGCAATGTATGCAGACGTAATGGTGAAAGGGAAAAGAATACGCTTTGTAAATGTTTATTTAGAGCCATTTCAGTTGCATAAATCTATGGTAAAACCTACAAGCGATTTAGACGAAAACGGAGCAAAAGCCAAAAGTCTAGTACGTAGATTTATGCCAGTTTTCAAAAAACACGAAGAGCAAGTACAAATTTTGAAAAATTTTATAGAGAAATCTCCTTATCCTGTTATTTTGGCTGGTGATTTTAACTCAGTTCCTAATTCGTATGAGTATTACACTATTTCAGAAGTTTTGAAAGACTGTTTTTTAGAATCTGGAACTGGCCTTGCTACAAGTTTTCATGACTATAAAATTCCTATCAGAATAGATTATGTATTTTCTTCGGATAATTTGAAATCAACTGAGTACAAAGTAGACCGAAGTCAAAAACTGTCAGACCATTACCCCGTTTTAGTGAAATTTAGTTTAAAGGATTAA
- a CDS encoding sialate O-acetylesterase, with product MKKSISVFLLLTIQLLMANVSLPYIFSDNMVLQRNSKIPVWGFASPHEKVSVSFKNQTKSTVADQNGNWKVDLDQEKEGGPFTLTIKGNNEIIFKNVLVGDVWLCSGQSNMEWALSSSEGYKEELNQKEFPIIRHIKIERKINSLPQNNLVKTEWNVANASTIGDFSAVAYFFAKKMYHERQVPIGIINSSWGGTVIEAWIPKNAFEQSPYFKEMIANMPQIDIESLQQKNFEAKTVFFEKKLNAKIADFNQEQFLSADYNASALKDLYVPKAWEQQGFEGFDGVAWVRKAIVLSDEDLAGNAVLYLGKIDDEDLTYFNGKLVGQMKQWSDDRIYTIPKEILKKGENIIAVKVNDTGGGGGLWSNDDEVKLVTAQKSIPLAGNWKFAVEKIYAAINQNEFPSLIYNAMIHPIEDFRISGVLWYQGESNAERAYEYNQSFPLLINSWRQKFGENLPFYFVQLATFNTKGDSNEGCDWCEVRDAQLNTTKMKNTGMVVTTDVGNPNDIHPRNKKTVGERLANLALNNGLKSPIYQKSTVKGNKITISFNTKEKLISKNNEILKGFEIAGNDQKFYPAKAEIKKNKIVVTCEKVSNPVAVRYGWKGDDSEINLFTEKGLPVAPFRTDSFKLSTENKKYQFELK from the coding sequence ATGAAAAAATCAATCAGCGTATTCTTATTATTGACCATTCAATTATTGATGGCAAATGTTTCTTTACCATATATTTTCTCAGATAATATGGTGTTGCAGAGAAATTCTAAAATTCCAGTTTGGGGTTTTGCATCACCTCATGAAAAAGTGTCGGTAAGTTTTAAAAATCAAACCAAATCCACTGTTGCTGACCAAAATGGCAATTGGAAAGTAGATTTAGACCAAGAAAAAGAAGGTGGTCCTTTTACATTGACGATTAAAGGAAATAATGAAATTATTTTCAAAAATGTTTTGGTAGGAGATGTTTGGTTATGTAGTGGACAAAGCAATATGGAGTGGGCGCTTTCGTCTTCTGAAGGTTATAAAGAGGAACTGAATCAAAAAGAATTTCCGATTATTAGACATATTAAAATTGAAAGAAAAATAAATTCTTTGCCTCAAAACAACCTTGTAAAAACAGAATGGAACGTTGCGAATGCTTCTACTATTGGAGATTTTTCTGCAGTAGCCTATTTTTTTGCTAAAAAAATGTATCACGAGAGACAAGTTCCTATAGGAATCATTAATTCTTCTTGGGGCGGAACTGTAATCGAAGCTTGGATTCCTAAAAACGCATTCGAGCAATCTCCTTATTTTAAAGAAATGATTGCCAATATGCCACAAATAGACATAGAAAGTCTTCAACAGAAAAATTTCGAGGCTAAAACTGTTTTTTTTGAGAAAAAACTGAACGCTAAAATTGCAGATTTTAATCAAGAACAATTCTTGAGTGCAGATTATAACGCTTCTGCTTTAAAAGATTTATATGTTCCAAAAGCTTGGGAACAACAAGGTTTCGAAGGTTTCGACGGCGTAGCTTGGGTTAGAAAAGCCATTGTTCTTTCAGACGAAGATCTTGCCGGAAATGCGGTGCTGTATTTAGGAAAAATTGATGATGAAGACCTTACTTATTTTAATGGAAAATTAGTGGGACAAATGAAACAATGGTCAGATGATAGAATTTATACCATTCCGAAAGAAATTTTAAAGAAAGGAGAGAATATTATTGCAGTAAAGGTTAATGACACTGGTGGTGGCGGTGGTTTGTGGAGTAATGATGATGAGGTGAAATTAGTCACCGCTCAAAAAAGTATTCCATTGGCAGGAAATTGGAAATTTGCTGTAGAAAAAATTTATGCAGCCATCAATCAAAATGAATTTCCTTCTTTGATTTACAATGCCATGATTCACCCGATTGAAGATTTTAGAATCTCAGGAGTGCTTTGGTATCAAGGAGAATCAAATGCAGAAAGAGCATATGAATATAACCAAAGTTTCCCACTATTGATTAACAGTTGGAGACAGAAATTTGGAGAAAACTTACCTTTTTATTTCGTTCAATTAGCCACTTTTAATACTAAAGGAGACAGTAATGAAGGTTGCGATTGGTGTGAAGTGCGAGATGCTCAACTGAATACTACCAAAATGAAAAACACAGGAATGGTAGTAACTACAGATGTAGGAAATCCGAATGATATTCACCCAAGAAATAAAAAAACAGTAGGTGAAAGATTGGCTAATTTAGCATTAAATAATGGTCTGAAAAGCCCAATTTATCAAAAATCAACGGTAAAAGGAAATAAAATTACCATCAGTTTCAATACAAAAGAAAAATTAATTTCTAAAAATAATGAAATCTTAAAAGGTTTTGAAATTGCAGGAAATGACCAAAAATTCTATCCTGCAAAAGCAGAAATTAAGAAAAATAAAATTGTAGTTACATGCGAAAAGGTAAGCAATCCCGTTGCTGTAAGATATGGCTGGAAAGGAGATGACTCAGAAATTAATCTTTTCACCGAAAAAGGATTGCCTGTAGCGCCTTTTAGAACAGATTCTTTCAAACTTTCTACAGAAAACAAGAAATATCAGTTCGAGTTAAAATAA
- a CDS encoding rhomboid family intramembrane serine protease produces the protein MFQNITPITKNIIILNVIVFILSNTFLPQMYYFLVAYFPLAPEFKSWQIVTHMFMHGGIMHIAFNMLTLASFGPLLERFLGEKKYILLYFLSGLGAYALNSLWIYYEMIAEEQFINVAMLGASGAIFGVVAAFTALYPNAEMMIMFIPFPIKAKILLPIVIVGSIYLGINNVGGVAHFAHIGGALVGYILIKIWGRNRYRIN, from the coding sequence ATGTTTCAAAATATAACACCCATCACCAAAAATATTATCATCCTGAATGTGATTGTTTTCATTCTATCTAATACATTTTTACCACAGATGTATTATTTTTTAGTAGCATATTTTCCTCTTGCTCCAGAATTTAAATCTTGGCAAATCGTCACGCATATGTTTATGCACGGAGGAATTATGCATATTGCTTTTAACATGTTAACATTGGCGAGTTTTGGTCCGCTTTTGGAAAGGTTTTTAGGTGAGAAGAAATACATTCTGCTTTATTTTCTTTCTGGATTAGGAGCATATGCGTTAAATAGTCTTTGGATTTATTATGAAATGATAGCAGAGGAGCAATTTATAAATGTTGCAATGTTAGGAGCTTCAGGCGCAATATTTGGAGTTGTTGCTGCTTTTACTGCTCTTTATCCTAATGCAGAAATGATGATAATGTTTATTCCATTTCCAATAAAAGCAAAAATTCTATTGCCTATTGTAATTGTAGGTTCTATTTATTTAGGAATTAATAATGTTGGAGGAGTTGCCCATTTTGCACATATTGGTGGCGCTTTAGTTGGATATATTTTGATAAAAATTTGGGGTAGAAACAGATATAGAATTAATTAA
- a CDS encoding class I SAM-dependent methyltransferase: MKKEEVSQFYDQFSERQIKIGVNERLIFLFKQLKKLGLTKKSKILELGCGVGAFTYLLSKKIEKGYIEAVDLSEKSIENAQKNIQKNNVQLFVGDVVHYQPQESDFDFITLLDVIEHIPIEEHFNLFKNISTYISEKSLLLINIPNPEYIKYLHQHQPESLQVIDQPIELPTLVENLDKNNLEMVFFQKYGIWEQEDYHLFVVRKKREFKLRHLADERTLTQKITKKLRQKLDFIKFS, translated from the coding sequence ATGAAGAAAGAAGAAGTTTCTCAGTTCTATGACCAGTTCTCCGAAAGACAAATAAAAATAGGAGTTAATGAAAGATTGATTTTTTTGTTTAAACAACTTAAAAAATTAGGACTTACTAAAAAATCTAAAATTTTAGAACTGGGTTGTGGAGTGGGAGCTTTTACCTATTTACTTTCTAAAAAAATAGAAAAAGGTTATATAGAAGCAGTAGATTTAAGCGAAAAAAGTATAGAAAACGCACAAAAAAATATCCAAAAAAATAACGTTCAACTTTTTGTAGGAGACGTGGTGCATTATCAGCCCCAAGAATCTGATTTTGATTTCATCACACTGTTAGATGTTATAGAGCATATTCCAATAGAAGAGCATTTTAATTTGTTTAAAAACATCAGCACTTATATTTCAGAAAAATCTCTTTTACTCATCAATATTCCAAATCCAGAATACATTAAATATCTTCATCAGCATCAGCCAGAATCACTACAAGTGATAGACCAACCCATCGAATTGCCAACTTTAGTAGAAAATCTTGATAAAAATAATCTAGAGATGGTTTTCTTTCAGAAATATGGAATTTGGGAGCAAGAAGATTATCATCTTTTTGTAGTGAGAAAAAAAAGAGAATTTAAACTTCGTCATCTTGCTGATGAAAGAACATTAACCCAGAAAATCACTAAAAAACTTCGTCAGAAATTAGACTTCATAAAATTTTCTTAA
- a CDS encoding AraC family transcriptional regulator, with the protein MKQTSPTYEAVNPNIGSSFSCFKFLQNENLKSNFWHYHPEIELVFVGGGSGKRQIGSTISYFTKGDLVLIGSNLPHCGLTNENTRNEYEIVVQFLPDFLGAHIWKTPEMKKITNLLDASKGGIVFGESVKKSLESKILEMYEATSLDKLIKFLEILNVLANTEDFKILNAGNFYIQTQVEDNERINLIFNHVKNKFKEQITLEEVANLANMTEPSFCRYFKKITNKTFIQFVNEYRIIHSMKLLAEKPLSINEICYESGFNNFSYFNKTFKEYTQKSPSQYRKEFKNIIE; encoded by the coding sequence ATGAAGCAGACAAGTCCTACATATGAAGCAGTTAACCCCAATATTGGAAGTAGTTTTTCTTGTTTCAAATTCCTTCAAAATGAAAATCTAAAATCTAATTTTTGGCACTATCACCCAGAAATAGAATTGGTTTTTGTAGGTGGAGGTTCAGGAAAAAGACAAATTGGTAGCACCATTTCTTATTTTACTAAAGGAGATTTGGTTTTAATAGGTAGTAATTTGCCGCATTGTGGTTTAACCAATGAAAATACCAGAAATGAGTATGAAATTGTAGTTCAGTTTTTGCCAGATTTTTTAGGAGCTCACATCTGGAAAACGCCTGAAATGAAGAAGATTACGAATTTATTAGATGCTTCAAAAGGTGGAATTGTCTTTGGTGAATCTGTTAAAAAATCTTTAGAAAGTAAAATTTTAGAAATGTATGAGGCGACTTCACTGGACAAGTTGATTAAATTTTTAGAAATTTTAAATGTTCTTGCCAATACCGAAGATTTCAAAATTCTAAATGCTGGAAATTTCTATATTCAAACTCAAGTGGAAGATAATGAGAGAATTAACCTCATTTTCAATCACGTGAAAAATAAATTCAAAGAGCAAATTACTTTAGAAGAAGTGGCAAATCTCGCCAATATGACGGAGCCTTCTTTTTGCAGATATTTTAAAAAAATTACCAATAAAACGTTTATACAATTCGTGAATGAATATCGTATCATTCATTCTATGAAGTTGTTGGCGGAGAAACCATTGAGTATTAACGAGATATGTTACGAAAGCGGATTTAATAATTTCAGTTATTTCAATAAAACTTTTAAAGAATATACGCAGAAAAGTCCTTCTCAATATCGAAAAGAGTTTAAAAATATTATTGAATAA
- a CDS encoding glycoside hydrolase family 30 protein, with translation MKSNAVIIMSFLAFSVGFAQQKKTLKDVSIYTTAKNQTEKFVPSKGSFQNFPQPKETDICVFVDPDFKYQKITGIGGAITDASAETFYKLPQDKQKEFLEAYFGKNGLQYNLIRTSMNSSDFSSGSYTYVEENDKALKTFNVQHDEQYKIPMIKEAQKMIGKNFKFYFSPWSPPAWMKDNNNMLRGGKLKKEYYQPWANYYVKFIKEYEKRGIPIWGLSVQNEPMATQTWESCIYTAEEEAEFLGKYLGPTLWKNGYKNKEVIIWDHNRDLLYQRATTTLSDPLANKYATGIGFHWYETWTKSQPLFENVEETAKAFPNKFLIFTEGCVEKFKFEEIYDWRLGEIYGKNMINDFNNGISAWTDWNILLDEKGGPNHVGNFCFAPIIADTRTGELHYTAEYYYIGHISKYVQRNARRLGTVTNRDFLISTSFMNPNGQLVVVVMNSSDQETQYNLWIEGQSVSVKSPANSIQTIVI, from the coding sequence ATGAAAAGTAATGCAGTGATTATCATGTCTTTCTTGGCATTTAGTGTAGGTTTTGCACAACAAAAGAAAACACTCAAAGACGTTTCGATATATACTACTGCCAAAAACCAAACCGAAAAGTTTGTACCCAGCAAAGGCAGTTTTCAGAATTTTCCTCAACCGAAGGAAACAGATATTTGCGTTTTTGTAGACCCAGATTTTAAGTACCAAAAAATCACAGGAATTGGTGGAGCCATTACAGATGCTTCTGCAGAAACCTTTTATAAATTGCCCCAAGACAAGCAAAAAGAATTTTTAGAAGCCTATTTTGGCAAAAATGGCTTACAGTATAACTTGATTAGAACCAGCATGAATTCTAGTGATTTCAGCAGCGGAAGTTATACCTATGTAGAAGAAAATGACAAAGCGCTTAAAACCTTCAATGTTCAACATGATGAGCAATATAAAATCCCGATGATTAAGGAGGCTCAAAAAATGATTGGCAAAAATTTCAAATTTTATTTCAGTCCGTGGTCTCCACCAGCTTGGATGAAAGATAACAATAATATGTTGAGAGGCGGTAAACTGAAAAAAGAATACTATCAGCCTTGGGCAAATTATTACGTTAAATTCATCAAAGAATATGAGAAAAGAGGAATTCCAATTTGGGGACTTTCTGTACAAAACGAACCTATGGCTACTCAGACTTGGGAATCTTGTATCTATACCGCCGAAGAAGAAGCAGAATTTTTAGGAAAATATCTAGGACCTACCCTTTGGAAAAACGGTTACAAAAATAAAGAAGTCATCATTTGGGACCATAATAGAGATTTATTATACCAAAGAGCTACCACTACATTAAGTGATCCTTTGGCGAATAAATACGCTACAGGAATAGGTTTCCACTGGTACGAAACATGGACAAAATCTCAACCGCTTTTCGAAAATGTAGAAGAAACCGCAAAAGCTTTTCCTAATAAGTTTCTCATCTTCACCGAAGGTTGTGTAGAAAAATTTAAATTCGAGGAAATCTATGATTGGAGGTTGGGCGAAATTTATGGTAAAAACATGATTAATGATTTTAACAACGGAATTTCTGCTTGGACGGATTGGAACATTCTCTTAGATGAAAAAGGAGGCCCAAATCATGTAGGCAATTTCTGTTTCGCACCGATTATCGCAGACACCAGAACCGGAGAATTACATTACACCGCAGAATATTATTACATAGGACATATTTCTAAATATGTACAAAGGAACGCAAGAAGACTAGGAACCGTTACCAATAGAGATTTTCTGATTTCTACATCATTTATGAATCCGAACGGACAATTGGTAGTAGTAGTAATGAATTCTTCTGACCAAGAAACCCAATACAATCTTTGGATAGAAGGTCAGTCTGTCAGCGTAAAATCACCCGCAAATTCTATACAAACTATAGTTATTTGA
- the mutL gene encoding DNA mismatch repair endonuclease MutL, giving the protein MSDIIQLLPDHVANQIAAGEVVQRPASIVKELLENAIDAGATKIELIVEEAGRNLIKVADNGIGMSETDARMAFERHATSKIRTTEDIFHIATKGFRGEALASIAAVAQVELKTKKQDSEIGTVIYIEGGELQFQEPAQTTEGAVFSVKNLFFNVPARRKFLKSNNIEFRHIIDEFQRVALAHENLEFSLYHNDEVIFNLRKGSQMQRIVDIFGRKLHPLLVPIKEDLGWVKLNGFVGKPEAAKKSRGEQFFFVNGRYFRSPYLNRAVQEAFEGLLQSNYSPSFFLYLELDPEKIDVNIHPQKTEVKFEDENLIFALIRSTIKKSLGIYNVAPSLDFERNEQMDSFFPPKVDAAKSYHAPGIHIDRNFNPFKDQIPSKINDTAMVNLTEMYQQESSALPSKINLFDEEDEDLEEDLLRLPNGYWLFNKDHRTLMLDLGRIHQIVLAENRKNVSKSKKSQSLLFSLEYHLNEIEKNKFRSIKKYLPDLGFDIVLAQDNVLRINAVPEDVKESQVIKFLENLFEILEYKTEEEFLENYNNQWIRTNAKSKFDFLYKAEVEQILKDFIKLGFPEFTPNGNRTFVEVPTEELKNKF; this is encoded by the coding sequence ATGTCAGATATTATTCAACTTTTACCAGATCATGTTGCCAATCAGATTGCTGCAGGAGAAGTAGTGCAGAGACCTGCTTCTATTGTTAAGGAATTGCTAGAAAACGCCATAGATGCTGGTGCTACTAAAATAGAATTGATTGTAGAAGAAGCGGGCAGAAATCTCATAAAAGTAGCAGATAACGGAATCGGAATGTCTGAAACCGATGCGAGAATGGCGTTCGAAAGACACGCTACTTCTAAAATTAGAACTACTGAAGATATTTTTCATATCGCTACCAAAGGTTTTCGTGGTGAAGCATTGGCTTCTATTGCTGCGGTAGCTCAGGTAGAACTCAAAACCAAAAAACAAGACTCAGAAATAGGAACCGTCATCTATATAGAAGGTGGTGAACTGCAATTTCAGGAGCCTGCACAAACTACGGAAGGCGCTGTTTTTTCGGTGAAAAATTTGTTTTTTAATGTTCCAGCGCGTAGAAAATTTCTGAAATCCAACAATATAGAATTCAGACATATCATAGACGAATTTCAAAGAGTGGCTTTGGCTCACGAAAATTTAGAATTTTCGCTCTATCATAATGACGAGGTGATTTTTAACCTCAGAAAAGGAAGCCAAATGCAGAGAATTGTTGATATTTTCGGTAGAAAATTGCATCCACTTTTGGTTCCTATCAAAGAAGATTTAGGTTGGGTAAAACTCAATGGTTTCGTAGGAAAGCCAGAAGCAGCTAAAAAATCTAGAGGCGAACAGTTTTTCTTTGTCAATGGAAGATATTTTAGAAGCCCATATTTAAACAGAGCGGTTCAGGAAGCTTTTGAAGGACTGTTGCAAAGCAATTACAGCCCGAGTTTTTTCTTGTATTTGGAACTTGACCCAGAAAAAATAGATGTCAACATACATCCGCAAAAAACAGAGGTGAAATTCGAAGATGAGAACCTCATTTTTGCATTGATTCGTTCTACGATTAAAAAATCTTTGGGAATTTATAATGTAGCGCCAAGTCTAGATTTTGAGCGAAATGAACAAATGGATTCATTTTTTCCGCCAAAAGTAGATGCTGCGAAAAGTTATCACGCTCCAGGAATTCATATCGATAGAAATTTTAATCCGTTTAAAGACCAAATTCCTTCTAAAATTAATGATACAGCGATGGTAAATCTTACCGAAATGTATCAACAGGAATCATCAGCTTTGCCATCTAAAATTAACCTTTTTGATGAAGAAGACGAGGATTTAGAAGAAGATTTACTTAGATTACCAAATGGATATTGGCTTTTTAACAAAGACCACAGAACGTTGATGCTCGATTTGGGAAGAATTCACCAAATTGTCTTAGCAGAAAACCGTAAAAATGTTTCTAAAAGTAAGAAAAGTCAAAGTTTGCTGTTTTCTTTAGAATATCATTTAAATGAAATTGAGAAAAATAAGTTCCGTTCGATAAAAAAATACTTGCCAGATTTAGGTTTTGATATTGTTTTGGCACAAGATAATGTGCTGAGAATAAATGCAGTGCCTGAAGATGTGAAAGAATCTCAAGTGATTAAATTTTTAGAAAATCTCTTCGAAATTTTAGAATACAAAACCGAAGAAGAATTTTTAGAAAATTATAACAATCAGTGGATTAGAACCAATGCAAAATCTAAGTTTGATTTTCTGTATAAAGCTGAAGTGGAACAAATTTTGAAGGATTTTATCAAGTTAGGCTTCCCAGAGTTTACACCAAACGGAAACAGAACCTTTGTAGAAGTACCTACAGAAGAATTAAAAAATAAATTTTAA
- a CDS encoding DUF3244 domain-containing protein: MKNLLKFSFLIGFLFISANVMANDKDFSISIDNINAKKLSFQMTNAKNVALYVYNDKQGELLAEKIRKHDEVSRTYDLKNFPAGTYYLVAESDSKIEKYKITIDETDATIEKTPVSEIFKPEYTIEGNHVKLFMPKLTDGVTVSVQDFTNTVYYNQTLTPNNGELVVQFDLNPENADAYVISVEKGENTFNKIIYLK; this comes from the coding sequence ATGAAAAATTTATTAAAATTCAGCTTCCTTATAGGATTTCTATTTATTTCGGCGAATGTAATGGCCAATGACAAAGATTTCTCTATCTCTATTGACAACATCAATGCTAAAAAACTAAGCTTTCAGATGACGAATGCTAAGAATGTAGCACTATATGTTTACAATGATAAGCAAGGAGAACTTTTGGCTGAAAAAATTAGAAAACACGATGAAGTTTCTAGAACGTATGACTTGAAAAACTTTCCTGCTGGAACGTATTATTTAGTAGCAGAATCTGATTCTAAAATCGAAAAATATAAAATTACTATTGACGAAACTGATGCTACAATTGAGAAGACACCAGTTTCTGAAATTTTCAAACCAGAATACACCATCGAAGGTAATCATGTAAAATTATTTATGCCTAAATTAACTGATGGAGTAACAGTTTCTGTTCAAGATTTCACGAATACTGTTTATTATAACCAAACCTTAACTCCAAATAATGGAGAATTGGTTGTACAATTTGATTTAAACCCAGAAAATGCTGATGCGTATGTAATCAGTGTAGAAAAAGGCGAAAACACCTTCAACAAAATCATATATCTAAAATAA